A single Diceros bicornis minor isolate mBicDic1 chromosome 7, mDicBic1.mat.cur, whole genome shotgun sequence DNA region contains:
- the LOC131409055 gene encoding olfactory receptor 51G2-like, producing MSDSNHTSTSFFLTGLPGLEAVHTWLSIPLCAMYVASLAGNSLILWVVRSEPSLHQPMYYFLSMLAVTDLGLSAFTLPTMLPIYMLGLREVAVDVCLAQLFFIHTFSIMESSVLLTMAFDRFVAISNPLRYGAILTSPRIASLGLAIVVRSIGLHIPAPIMLKKLPYCQNHLLSHSYCLHPDVMKLACADTHINSAYGLFVVLSTLGVDSVLIVLSYALILQTVLSIASKAEQLKALNTCVSHICAVLLFYIPPIGLSMIHRFGRQASPSSRVLLSYLHYLTPPLLNPIVYTVKTKQIRLRMLRLFQWNRTSNREKEHN from the coding sequence ATGTCAGACTCCAACCACACCAGCACCTCCTTCTTCCTAACGGGCCTCCCAGGCCTTGAGGCTGTGCACACCTGGCTCTCCATCCCTCTGTGTGCCATGTATGTGGCATCTCTGGCAGGGAACAGCCTGATTCTGTGGGTGGTAAGATCAGAGCCCTCCCTGCATCAGCCCATGTACTACTTTCTGTCCATGCTGGCAGTGACCGACCTGGGCCTGTCTGCCTTCACACTGCCCACCATGCTCCCCATCTACATGCTAGGTCTCAGAGAGGTGGCGGTGGATGTGTGCCTGGCCCAGCTCTTCTTCATTCACACCTTCTCCATCATGGAGTCCTCTGTGCTGCTGACCATGGCCTTTGATCGTTTTGTGGCCATCAGCAACCCCTTGCGCTATGGCGCCATCCTCACGAGTCCCCGGATTGCCAGCTTGGGCCTGGCCATCGTGGTGCGCAGCATCGGTCTCCACATCCCAGCCCCCATCATGCTGAAGAAGCTGCCTTACTGCCAGAACCACCTGCTTTCCCACTCCTACTGCCTGCACCCAGATGTCATGAAGCTGGCCTGTGCCGACACCCACATCAACAGTGCCTATGGTCTCTTTGTAGTGCTCTCCACTCTGGGTGTGGACTCAGTGCTCATTGTCCTCTCCTATGCGCTGATCCTCCAAACAGTGCTGTCCATTGCCTCCAAGGCTGAGCAACTCAAAGCCCTCAATACTTGTGTCTCCCACATCTGTGCTGTGCTGCTCTTCTACATACCTCCCATTGGCCTGTCTATGATCCACAGGTTTGGAAGGCAGGCTTCCCCTTCCAGCCGTGTACTGCTCTCTTATTTGCACTATCTCACACCTCCATTGCTCAATCCCATTGTCTATactgtcaaaacaaaacaaatccgaCTGAGGATGCTCCGTCTCTTTCAGTGGAATAGAACTAGCAATAGGGAAAAAGAGCATAATTAA
- the LOC131409056 gene encoding olfactory receptor 51G2-like: MSDSNHTSTSFFLTGLPGLEAVHTWLSIPLCAMYVASLAGNSLILWVVRSEPSLYQPMYYFLSMLAVTDLGLSAFTLPTMLPIYMLGLREVAVDVCLAQLFFIHTFSIMESSVLLTMAFDRFVAISNPLRYGAILTSPRIASLGLAIVVRSIGLHIPAPIMLKKLPYCQNHLLSHSYCLHPDVMKLACADTHINSAYGLFVVLSTLGVDSVLSYALILQTVLSIASKAQRLKAFNTCISHICAVLLFYTSMIGLSMIHRFGRQVSPCTRVLLSYLHIFTPPVLNPVVYTIKTKQIRLRMLHLF, encoded by the coding sequence ATGTCAGACTCCAACCACACCAGCACCTCCTTCTTCCTAACGGGCCTCCCAGGCCTTGAGGCTGTGCACACCTGGCTCTCCATCCCTCTGTGTGCCATGTATGTGGCATCTCTGGCAGGGAACAGCCTGATTCTGTGGGTGGTGAGATCAGAGCCCTCCCTGTATCAGCCCATGTACTACTTTCTGTCCATGCTGGCAGTGACCGACCTGGGCCTGTCTGCCTTCACACTGCCCACCATGCTCCCCATCTATATGCTGGGTCTCAGGGAGGTGGCGGTGGATGTGTGCCTGGCCCAGCTCTTCTTCATTCACACCTTCTCCATCATGGAGTCCTCTGTGCTGCTGACCATGGCCTTTGATCGTTTTGTGGCCATCAGCAACCCCCTGCGCTATGGCGCCATCCTCACGAGTCCCCGGATTGCCAGCTTGGGCCTGGCCATCGTGGTGCGCAGCATCGGTCTCCACATCCCAGCCCCCATCATGCTGAAGAAGCTGCCTTACTGCCAGAACCACCTGCTTTCCCACTCCTACTGCCTGCACCCAGATGTCATGAAGCTGGCCTGTGCTGACACCCACATCAACAGTGCCTATGGTCTCTTTGTAGTGCTCTCCACTCTGGGTGTGGACTCAGTCCTCTCTTATGCGCTGATCCTCCAAACAGTGCTGTCCATTGCCTCCAAGGCTCAGCGCCTTAAAGCCTTCAACACTTGTATCTCCCACATCTGTGCTGTGCTGCTCTTCTATACATCTATGATTGGCCTGTCCATGATCCACAGATTTGGGAGACAGGTTTCCCCATGCACCCGTGTACTGCTTTCCTATCTTCACATTTTCACACCTCCAGTGCTCAATCCAGTGGTTTACACCATTAAGACCAAGCAGATTCGACTGAGGATGCTGCATCTGTTCTGA